The DNA region GCTACGGCTTCCTCTCCGAGAACGCCGAGTTCGCGGCGATGGTCGAGAAGATGGGCCTGAAGTTCATCGGCCCGCGGCCGGAGATGATCCGCCTCATGGGCAACAAGGTCGCGGCGCGGGAGGCGGCGGAGCAGGCCGGCCTGCCGCTGCTGCCCGGGGCCCGGGGCAAGCTCGCCGACGCCGAGGAGGCGGAGCGGATCGCCGAGCAGGTGGGCTACCCGGTGATCCTGAAGGCCGCCGCGGGCGGCGGCGGGCGCGGCATGAAGATCTGCCGCGATCGGAGCCAGATCCGCCAGCTGTTCGAGACCGCGTCGAACGAGGCGCTCGCCGCGTTCGGCGACGGGTCGATGTACCTCGAGCGCTACGTGGAGATGCCGCGCCACATCGAGCTGCAGATCGTGGCCGACGAGCACGGCAACATCATCCACCTGGGCGAGCGCGAGTGCTCCGTCCAGCGCCGCCACCAGAAGCTCATCGAGGAGTCGCCCTCGCCCGCCGTCACCCCGGAGCTGCGCCGGGAGATGGGCGAGGTGGCCCTGAAGGCCATGAGGAGGATCGGCTACAACAACGTGGGGACGATCGAGTTCCTCATGGACGAGAAGGGCCGCTACTACTTCATGGAGATGAACACCCGCATCCAGGTGGAGCACCCGGTGACCGAGCAGGTCTACGGGCTCGACCTGCTGCGCGAGCAGATCCGGCTCGCGGCCGGCGAGCGGCTGGAGCGCTCGCAGGCGTCGGTGGTCCCGCTGGCGCACTCCATCGAGTGCCGGGTGAACGCCGAGGACCCGGTCACGTTCGCGCCGTCGCCGGGGCGGATCACCGGCTACCACCAGCCGGGCGGGTACGGCGTGCGCGTGGACACGATGGCGTACGAGCAGTACAAGGTGCAGCCGTACTACGACTCGCTGGTGGCGAAGCTGATCGTCACCGGGGCGAACCGGGAGATCGCGCTGCGCCGGGCCATGCGCGCGCTCAACGAGTACGTGATCGAGGGGATCAAGACCAACATCCCCTTCCACAAGCGCGTGCTCACCTTCCCGGCCTTCACGGCGGGGCAGTACGACACCCGCATCGTCGAGCAGATCCTGAACCCTCCGGCGCCGGAGGAGACCCCCGCCTCCAAGGTGGCGGGCGCGTAGGCGTCGCCGCCGCCGCGGGGGCCGCCGGGCCCCTCACGGCGGCCGGTCCGGAGGGCGTCGGACGGGAAAATTCCTGCGTCACTTCGCGGGATTCGCGTCTTGACCGCCCCCCGGGCATCCATTACCCTCGCAGATAGCCCCTGGCCCGCGTCGACGGCGGTGCGCGCCGCCCGCGCGTCCCACGGATGCGCGAGCCTCTCCGCGAGCACCGCCCGGCCCGATGGCTGTCGACAAGAACAAGATCATCGCGGAGGCGACCCGGTTCGTTCAGAAGGGCGCGCTCGACAAGGCCATCGCCGCGTACCAGAAGATCCTGGCCGACGACCCGCGCGACGTGCGGATCCTGCTCAAGGTCGGCGAGCTGTTCCAGAAGAAGGGCGACGACCGGCTCGCGGCCGAGGCCTTCACCAAGGTGGCCGAGACCTACGCCGACCAGGGCTTCTTCCTGAAGTCGGTCGCGGTCTACAAGCAGATCGTCCGGCTCGACCCCGGCGACGTCCGGGTCAACGAGCGGCTGGCGGGGCTGTACCAGCAGCTCGGCCTCATGAGCGACGCGATGGGGCAGCTGCAGGTCACCGCGGCCGCGCACGAGCGCTCCGGCGACGTGGCCCGGCTGACCGACGTGCTCCGCCGCATGGTGGAGCTGGATCCCGAGAACATCCCCTCGGCCATCAAGCTCGGCGAGCTGCACGCGCGGGCCGGCCAGGCCGCGCAGGCGCTGGCGCTGTTCCGGCGCGCGGCCGACCACCTGCGCAAGCACAACCGCGCCGACGAGTACCTCAAGGTCGCCGAGCGCATCGCCGGGCTCGAGCCGGACGACCTCGGGCTGACGCGCGAGCTCGCGCACATCTACCTCGCGAAGGGCGACACGAAGCGCGCCCTCGCGAAGCTGCAGCTGTGCTTCAAGGCGGACCCGAAGGACGTGGAGACGCTGAACCTGCTCGCGCAGGCCTTCCGCGACCTGGGCCAGGTCTCGAAGACGCTCTCGGTCTACAAGGAGCTCGCGCACGTCCACGCGGAGCGCGGCCGCGCCGCCGACGCGCGGGCCACCTGGCGCAAGGTGCAGGAGCTGGCGCCGGACGACGAGGACGCGCGCGCCGCGCTCGGCCCCGGGCCGTCCGGCACGCCGGCCCCCGGCGCCGTCGCCACCGTGGCCGCCGTCGCCCCGCCCCCGCGACCGCCGGCCCCTCCGGCCGCGCCGCCGCCCGGGCCGCCGCCGGGCGCGCGCCCGGCGCCGGCCCCGGGGCCCGACGCGGTCGCGAAGCTCCTCACCGAGACCGACGTCTACGTGAAGTACGGCCTGCACGACCGGGCGATGGAGCACCTGCGCAAGGTGCTCGCCCTCGACCCGGACGCGCCCGATGCGCACGAGCGCGCGCGCGAGCTGCACCTCGGCGCGGGCCGGCTCGCCGAGGCCGCGCAGCACGGCGCCGCAGCGGTGCGGGCGCTGCTCGCGCGCGGGGAGGGCGACCGCGCGCGCGACGCGCTGGCGCGCCTGCGGCAGATCGCGCCGCAGCACCCGGAGCTCGCGGCGCTGGCGGCGGCCGCCGGGGCGAGCGAGGAGGTCGCGCTCGAGCCGGACGAGGTGGAGGAGGTGCTCCTCGAGCCCGAGCCGGCGCCCGAGGACGACGCGCTCGCGCTCGAGGCGGCGGGCCACGCCGGGGACGACGAGGTCGTGCCGGACGACGAGCCGCCGCTCGCGGCCGCCGGAGCGCCCGCCCCCGGCCCGGAGGAGGAGGAGGGCATCGCGCTCGAGATCGGCGCGCCCGAGCCGGCCCTGGACGCGGCCGGCGACGCGCTCGCCGAGGCCGCCGCGGCGGCGTCGGCCGAGTCGGAGGACGTCGCCGACGAGGTCTCCGCCGAGCGCGCCGCGATCGCCGCCGCGCCGGCGCCGGTCATCGCGCCGCCGCCGCCGCCTCCGCTGTCGCGCGCCGCGACCCCGGTCCCCGCGCCGCCCAGGCCGGCCGCACCGACGCCTCCCCGCGCGGAGCAGGAGGAGGAGGAGGCCGACCTCTCCGACGAGCTCGAGGAGGCGGACTTCTTCCTGCAGCAGGGCCTGCTCGACGACGCCCGCGAGGCGCTCCGGAACCTGGCCGCGTTCTACCCGGGCCATCGCGGGGTGGAGGCACGGCTGGCCGAGGTGGAGCGCCGCCGCGCCCCGGCCCCGCGCGCCGCCGCGCCCGCGCCGCCGCACCCGCCGCTCGACGGACCGGTGCACGAGACGCCGGCGCTCACGCCGCCCCCCGGGGCCGACGACAGCTTCGACATCGCGCGCGAGCTCGCCGAGGAGCTGGGCGCGGCGCCCGCGCCGGCGGGCGACGACGGGTTCCAGTACTCGGTCGAGGACGTCTTCAACCAGTTCAAGAAGGGCGTCGAGCAGACCGTCCGGCCCGAGGACAGCGCCACGCACTACGACCTCGGCATCGCCTACAAGGAGATGGGCCTGCTCGAGGACGCGGTGAAGGAGTTCGAGACCGCGCTGCGCGGCAACGACCGCAAGCGCGAGGTGGACTGCCTCTCGATGATCGGCGTGTGCCAGCTCTCCCGCGGCCAGCCGCGCGAGGCCATCGCCGCGTTCCGGCGGGCGCTCGCGTCCGAGCTGCTGACGCGCGACGCCGCCAAGGCGCTCCACCACGACCTGGGCGTGGCCTACCAGGAGGCGGGCGATCCCGAGGCCGCCCTCCATCACCTCCAGAAGGTGAACCGCGTCGATCCCGGGTACCGCGACGTCGCGGAGCGCGTGCGCGCGCTCGGCGGCGGCCCCGGCAAGGCGCCGGCCGGCGAGCCGCGCGCCCCCGCCCGGACCGCCCCCGCGGCGCCCGCCCCCGGCCCGAAGAAGAACATCGGCTACCTGTAGGACTGCGCGTGAACTATCTCGAATTCTACGAGCTGGCCCAGGAGCCCTTCTCGAACGCGCCGGTCTCGCGCTTCTACTACTCGTCCGCGCAGCACGCGCAGGCGCTCCTCCGCCTGAACCACGCCGTGAGCGCCATGAAGGGGCTGGCGGTGCTGGTGGGCGACATCGGGGCCGGCAAGACCACGCTCGCGCGCCGCATGCTCGACAGCCTGCCGGAGGACGAGTACGAGGCCGCGCTGCTCGTCATCGTCCACTCGGGGATCACGCCGAGCTGGCTGCTGAAGCGCATCGCGCTGCAGCTCGGGGTCGAGAGCCCGGCCGAGGAGAAGCTGGCGCTGCTCGCGCAGCTCTACCAGCGGCTGGTCCGCATCTACGAGTCGGGCAAGAAGGCGGTGGTGCTCATCGACGAGGCGCAGATGCTCGCCTCGCGCGAGATCATGGAGGAGTTCCGCGGGCTCCTGAACCTGGAGGTGCCGGAGCGCAAGCTCCTGTCCTTCGTGTTCTTCGGCCTGCCCGAGATCGAGGACAACCTCCGCCTCGACCCGCCGCTCGCCCAGCGCGTGGCGCTGAAGTACCGGCTGGAGCCGCTCAGCGCCGAGGCCACCGAGGCGTACGTGCGCCACCGCCTGCGCCTGGCCGGCGCCCCGCGCCTGCCGTTCACGCCGGCGGCGATCCAGCGGATCCACGATCACACCGGCGGGACGCCGCGGCTCATCAACACGCTCTGCGACAACGCGCTGTTCGAGGGCGCCATGGCCCGCGCCCGCGAGATCGACGACCGGCTGCTCGACCGCGTGGCCCGCGACCTCGGCATCGAGGCCCCGGAGCGGCCCGCCCCCGGGGCGGCCGCCGCCCGGGGCGGCCGCGAGGGCGGCCTCGACCTCGCCGAGATCGACCGGTACCTGGAGTCGCTCGGCGTCAAGTAGCCCGCCCGCCGCCGGGCCGGCGCGGCGCTCCCACACCCTCACCCACCGCGCCGCCGCCGGCGCGGCCGGGCCCCCGGCGCGGCCCACGCGTTCCTTGGCGCCGCGCCGTCCGC from Anaeromyxobacter dehalogenans 2CP-C includes:
- the accC gene encoding acetyl-CoA carboxylase biotin carboxylase subunit, with the protein product MFKKVLIANRGEIALRVLRACKELGIATVAVHSTADAESLHVRFADEAICIGPPQSRDSYLNPRALLAAADVTGADALHPGYGFLSENAEFAAMVEKMGLKFIGPRPEMIRLMGNKVAAREAAEQAGLPLLPGARGKLADAEEAERIAEQVGYPVILKAAAGGGGRGMKICRDRSQIRQLFETASNEALAAFGDGSMYLERYVEMPRHIELQIVADEHGNIIHLGERECSVQRRHQKLIEESPSPAVTPELRREMGEVALKAMRRIGYNNVGTIEFLMDEKGRYYFMEMNTRIQVEHPVTEQVYGLDLLREQIRLAAGERLERSQASVVPLAHSIECRVNAEDPVTFAPSPGRITGYHQPGGYGVRVDTMAYEQYKVQPYYDSLVAKLIVTGANREIALRRAMRALNEYVIEGIKTNIPFHKRVLTFPAFTAGQYDTRIVEQILNPPAPEETPASKVAGA
- a CDS encoding tetratricopeptide repeat protein, producing MAVDKNKIIAEATRFVQKGALDKAIAAYQKILADDPRDVRILLKVGELFQKKGDDRLAAEAFTKVAETYADQGFFLKSVAVYKQIVRLDPGDVRVNERLAGLYQQLGLMSDAMGQLQVTAAAHERSGDVARLTDVLRRMVELDPENIPSAIKLGELHARAGQAAQALALFRRAADHLRKHNRADEYLKVAERIAGLEPDDLGLTRELAHIYLAKGDTKRALAKLQLCFKADPKDVETLNLLAQAFRDLGQVSKTLSVYKELAHVHAERGRAADARATWRKVQELAPDDEDARAALGPGPSGTPAPGAVATVAAVAPPPRPPAPPAAPPPGPPPGARPAPAPGPDAVAKLLTETDVYVKYGLHDRAMEHLRKVLALDPDAPDAHERARELHLGAGRLAEAAQHGAAAVRALLARGEGDRARDALARLRQIAPQHPELAALAAAAGASEEVALEPDEVEEVLLEPEPAPEDDALALEAAGHAGDDEVVPDDEPPLAAAGAPAPGPEEEEGIALEIGAPEPALDAAGDALAEAAAAASAESEDVADEVSAERAAIAAAPAPVIAPPPPPPLSRAATPVPAPPRPAAPTPPRAEQEEEEADLSDELEEADFFLQQGLLDDAREALRNLAAFYPGHRGVEARLAEVERRRAPAPRAAAPAPPHPPLDGPVHETPALTPPPGADDSFDIARELAEELGAAPAPAGDDGFQYSVEDVFNQFKKGVEQTVRPEDSATHYDLGIAYKEMGLLEDAVKEFETALRGNDRKREVDCLSMIGVCQLSRGQPREAIAAFRRALASELLTRDAAKALHHDLGVAYQEAGDPEAALHHLQKVNRVDPGYRDVAERVRALGGGPGKAPAGEPRAPARTAPAAPAPGPKKNIGYL
- a CDS encoding ExeA family protein; amino-acid sequence: MNYLEFYELAQEPFSNAPVSRFYYSSAQHAQALLRLNHAVSAMKGLAVLVGDIGAGKTTLARRMLDSLPEDEYEAALLVIVHSGITPSWLLKRIALQLGVESPAEEKLALLAQLYQRLVRIYESGKKAVVLIDEAQMLASREIMEEFRGLLNLEVPERKLLSFVFFGLPEIEDNLRLDPPLAQRVALKYRLEPLSAEATEAYVRHRLRLAGAPRLPFTPAAIQRIHDHTGGTPRLINTLCDNALFEGAMARAREIDDRLLDRVARDLGIEAPERPAPGAAAARGGREGGLDLAEIDRYLESLGVK